A genomic window from Mycteria americana isolate JAX WOST 10 ecotype Jacksonville Zoo and Gardens unplaced genomic scaffold, USCA_MyAme_1.0 Scaffold_42, whole genome shotgun sequence includes:
- the LOC142403700 gene encoding uncharacterized protein LOC142403700, translated as MAVATKEQPASMRRTKMDFWNGMEHGFMMPSITSKGTGIHRHRRSVIMANSCSVAWGVLEGRELAVAERDLIFLCFPERTAVWDAVAGYVQEELLLRKGVRIPTLGSFDVVPKWIQVGNEAVIIQRPVFRLARNLAGVHNLRDNKDYLPGNKELEPLKYAKVAAAASVSRRKVEACIQGTMSLLSHCLGKGENVALVLRDIGLLLIEGMRVQMKFFYNFLERMSGKENLEKAAFKVPQLLDMVVSQVVPVASLTFSGRVIIFPEFELEFVPKPPPRAPVKHLRKVPGEDKRKEEEVLPALRQGKKVGFAELPLPACSSSTPNEAPQLREMKEIEKRKKSRVRWLPLIPGDSSGIKQPVTSQPKGKSKLEGQASKQSRAQAAKPGRCRGGGQGEKKVPVGSKLLSMSSEAGLPEEPTYKVFIPQPPRPEAAPLLKSRPEMFWSVVKEPQKTVLAGYSFEPSLLVPPMYEESRSTQCHPLKTRSVVSRMEWPWLE; from the exons ATGGCTGTCGCCACCAAGGAGCAACCCGCCAGCATGAGGCGGACCAAGATGGACTTCTGGAACGGGATGGAGCACGGCTTCATGATGCCCAGCATCACCAGCAAAGGTACAGGCATCCACAGGCACCGCAGGAGTGTGATCATGGCCAACAGTTGCAGCGTTGCGTGG GGGGTGTTGGAGGGTCGAGAGCTGGCAGTCGCAGAGCGTGacctgattttcctttgctttccagagcgaACAGCCGTCTGGGACGCAGTGGCCGGCTATGTTCAAGAAGAGCTCTTGCTGCGCAAG GGGGTCCGAATTCCCACCCTTGGCTCCTTCGATGTTGTCCCCAAATGGATTCAGGTTGGGAACGAGGCCGTGATTATCCAGAGGCCCGTGTTTCGGTTGGCCAGGAACCTTGCAGGTGTCCACAACCTCAGGGACAACAAGGACTACCTGCCTG GCAATAAGGAGCTGGAGCCCCTCAAATACGCCAAGGTGGCCGCAGCCGCCTCTGTGTCCCGACGGAAAGTGGAGGCCTGCATCCAAGGCACCATGTCTCTCCTCTctcactgcctggggaagggggagaacgtCGCCCTTGTCCTGAGGGACATAGGCTTGCTTCTCATCGAAGGCATGAGagtacaaatgaaatttttttacaacttcCTGGAGAGGATGTCTGGGAAGGAGaacttggaaaaagctgcttttaag gtcccccagctgctggacaTGGTGGTGTCCCAGGTGGTACCTGTGgcctcactgacattttctggCCGTGTCATCATCTTTCCTGA GTTTGAACTGGAGTTTGTGCCCAAACCACCACCCAGGGCCCCTGTCAAGCACTTGAGAAAAGTCCCTGGTGAGGACAAGcggaaggaagaagaggttttGCCAGCTCTCAGGCAGGGCAAAAAAG TGGGATTTGCTGAACTGCCCTTGCCTGCCTGTTCAAGCTCGACTCCTAATGAAGCCCCACAGCTCCGGGAAATGAAGGAGatagagaagaggaagaagtctcgGGTCAG GTGGCTGCCACTGATCCCAGGGGACTCCTCTGGAATAAAACAGCCTGTGACCAGCCAACCCAAGGGCAAATCCAAGCTCGAAGGCCAAGCGTCAAAGCAGAGTCGAGCGCAGGCAGCAAAACctgggaggtgcagaggaggaggacaaggagaaaagaaagttcccGTTGGAAGCAAATTGCTGTCAATGAGCtctgaggctgggctgcctgaGGAGCCCACCTACAAGGTCTTCATTCCACAGCCACCAAGACCTGAGGCAGCACCATTACTAAAATCAAGGCCTGAGATGTTCTGGTCAGTGGTGAAGGAACCGCAGAAGACCGTATTAGCGGGATACAGCTTTGAGCCCTCCCTTTTGGTGCCACCAATGTACGAGGAGTCCAGGTCTACGCAATGCCACCCACTGAAGACCAGATCGGTGGTCTCCAGGATGGAGTGGCCTTGGCTGGAGTGA